One genomic window of Stenotrophomonas lactitubi includes the following:
- a CDS encoding DUF3011 domain-containing protein codes for MRHHRLSLTIALLASAFAAPAMAAVPFFNASCPGGIDVHADDGGPVYVQGRETTLKRFNDRYFEARDANSGTTLSISTGDDGTPQVSYTGRGGANGICQVSGVGSPAAAEGGRQHRDQDRDDNAALPREVTCESTDQRQVSCDMDTRGTVEIVRQLSRTRCEQGSSWGLSRHSVWVNGGCRATFRNMSKAAANAPAGDTALGACNASKGAQGTLVTQVPVGTDYQELIIDYPDGRFLCMMRNDGRMQSVTPIKRR; via the coding sequence ATGCGCCACCACCGCCTGTCGTTGACCATCGCGCTGCTCGCCAGCGCCTTCGCAGCTCCAGCAATGGCCGCTGTGCCGTTCTTCAACGCCAGCTGCCCGGGTGGCATCGACGTGCACGCCGACGATGGCGGGCCGGTCTACGTGCAGGGCCGCGAGACCACACTCAAGCGCTTCAACGATCGCTACTTCGAGGCGCGCGATGCCAACAGCGGCACCACGCTTTCGATCAGCACCGGCGACGACGGCACACCGCAGGTCAGCTACACCGGGCGCGGCGGCGCCAACGGTATCTGCCAGGTCAGCGGCGTCGGTTCCCCTGCGGCCGCAGAAGGGGGCAGGCAGCACCGGGATCAGGATCGCGATGACAATGCGGCGCTGCCACGGGAAGTGACCTGCGAATCCACCGATCAGCGCCAGGTGTCCTGCGACATGGACACGCGTGGCACTGTGGAGATCGTGCGCCAGCTCAGTCGTACCCGTTGCGAGCAGGGCAGCAGCTGGGGCCTGTCGCGGCATTCGGTGTGGGTCAACGGTGGTTGCCGTGCGACGTTCCGCAACATGTCCAAGGCCGCAGCCAACGCGCCAGCGGGCGATACCGCGCTCGGTGCGTGCAACGCGAGCAAAGGCGCACAGGGCACGCTGGTGACCCAGGTGCCGGTCGGAACCGATTACCAGGAACTGATCATCGATTATCCCGATGGACGTTTCCTGTGCATGATGCGCAACGACGGCCGGATGCAGAGCGTTACGCCGATCAAGCGGCGCTGA
- a CDS encoding SEL1-like repeat protein — MCIGTLTVLTASCSVSGADTSSAGHASLLELEGAASTHEMADPRTARTDAQRSTAPVNTHIALGPKAFLIDIKSPEYKGDATSYIDERVQRSKTGDSQASYEIHARVASCKRALDPGDDGEYKVYSSMGLAEQFSRRIEEEIENCKAIAERTDITGENWLSLAAAQGSIEARLMYAQNPRTAIGDLTEVLSDPSRLIDYRRNAVEYLSESVSSGNVDSIEALANIYDRGIVAERSYTKSLGHWMALQRVHPSQYSAESISRLSSSMQTEQIINAQELSSEIYRSCCE, encoded by the coding sequence TTGTGTATCGGCACGCTCACGGTGTTGACGGCGTCCTGCTCGGTATCCGGCGCCGACACCTCCTCGGCAGGGCACGCGTCACTTCTGGAGTTGGAGGGTGCGGCATCTACCCATGAAATGGCCGATCCGCGTACTGCAAGGACCGATGCACAGCGATCCACCGCGCCGGTCAATACGCACATCGCATTGGGACCCAAGGCGTTCCTGATCGACATCAAGAGCCCCGAGTACAAAGGAGATGCCACAAGCTACATCGACGAGAGAGTACAGCGATCAAAAACAGGCGACAGCCAGGCAAGCTACGAAATACACGCAAGGGTTGCCAGTTGCAAACGCGCCCTCGATCCCGGCGACGACGGTGAGTACAAGGTGTACTCATCCATGGGTCTTGCCGAGCAGTTCTCGAGGCGTATCGAAGAAGAAATCGAGAACTGCAAGGCGATTGCCGAACGGACCGACATCACGGGAGAAAACTGGCTTTCACTGGCAGCCGCCCAAGGGTCGATTGAAGCCAGACTGATGTACGCCCAGAACCCTCGTACTGCCATCGGCGATCTCACTGAAGTTTTGTCAGATCCCAGCAGGCTGATCGACTATCGCCGGAACGCTGTGGAATATCTAAGCGAATCTGTTTCCTCAGGGAACGTGGATTCGATCGAAGCTCTCGCAAACATCTATGACAGAGGAATAGTCGCCGAGCGCTCCTACACCAAGAGTCTCGGCCACTGGATGGCCCTGCAGCGCGTGCATCCAAGCCAATACTCCGCAGAATCGATAAGCCGCCTGTCCAGCAGCATGCAGACTGAGCAGATCATTAACGCGCAAGAGCTCTCAAGTGAAATCTACCGATCATGCTGCGAATGA
- the rocF gene encoding arginase: MAHHPAVTLIGVPTDIGAGHRGARLGPEALRVAGLPEALEARGVDVRDLGNLDGPRNPWTAPVQGYRHLDEVVAWNHALMEASYAELQAGRMPIMLGGDHCLGIGSITAVARWCREQGKDLRVLWLDAHSDFNTSDVTPSGNIHGMPVACLCGLGPDALTKLGGTSPAIKPSQMHQIGIRSVDPEEKRLIKTHKVDVYDMRYIDENGMKRTVEAALAGIDENTHLHVSFDVDFLDPSIAPGVGTTVPGGVNYREAQLVMEMIADSGRMGSLDIVELNPLLDNHNSTAELAVDLVESLFGKSTLMRD; this comes from the coding sequence ATGGCCCATCATCCCGCCGTTACCCTGATCGGCGTCCCCACCGACATCGGGGCGGGCCATCGCGGCGCGCGGCTGGGGCCAGAAGCCCTGCGCGTGGCTGGCCTGCCTGAAGCACTGGAAGCGCGTGGCGTGGACGTGCGCGACCTCGGCAACCTGGACGGCCCGCGCAATCCGTGGACCGCGCCGGTGCAGGGCTACCGTCACCTGGACGAAGTGGTGGCGTGGAACCACGCGCTGATGGAAGCCAGCTACGCCGAGCTGCAGGCCGGGCGCATGCCGATCATGCTCGGCGGTGACCACTGCCTGGGCATTGGTTCGATCACTGCAGTCGCGCGCTGGTGCCGCGAGCAGGGCAAGGACCTGCGCGTGCTGTGGCTGGATGCGCATTCGGATTTCAACACCAGCGATGTGACCCCGTCGGGCAACATCCACGGCATGCCGGTGGCCTGCCTGTGCGGCCTCGGTCCGGATGCACTGACCAAGCTGGGCGGCACCTCGCCGGCCATCAAGCCTTCGCAGATGCACCAGATCGGCATCCGTTCGGTGGACCCGGAAGAGAAGCGCCTGATCAAGACCCACAAGGTCGATGTCTACGACATGCGCTACATCGACGAGAACGGCATGAAGCGCACCGTGGAAGCGGCGCTGGCCGGCATCGATGAGAACACCCACCTGCACGTCAGCTTCGATGTCGATTTCCTTGACCCGAGCATCGCCCCGGGCGTGGGCACCACCGTGCCGGGCGGGGTGAACTACCGCGAAGCGCAGCTGGTGATGGAGATGATCGCCGACAGCGGCCGCATGGGCTCGCTGGATATCGTCGAACTCAATCCGTTGCTGGACAACCACAACAGCACTGCCGAACTGGCCGTGGATCTGGTGGAAAGCCTGTTCGGAAAGTCGACCCTGATGCGCGACTGA
- a CDS encoding entericidin A/B family lipoprotein yields MKRVVALMLLSMFSVALLAGCNTVAGAGKDVQKAGEKVEDAAKGN; encoded by the coding sequence ATGAAGCGCGTAGTTGCCCTGATGCTGTTGTCGATGTTCTCGGTGGCCCTGCTGGCCGGTTGCAACACCGTTGCCGGTGCCGGCAAGGACGTGCAGAAGGCTGGTGAGAAGGTTGAGGATGCTGCCAAGGGCAACTGA
- a CDS encoding CsbD family protein — protein sequence MNKDIISGKWSQLKGKAQAKWGDLTNDDFDVAEGNAEYLAGRLQERYGWAKDRAEKEVRDFQDSVSKDYPDYK from the coding sequence ATGAACAAAGACATCATTTCCGGCAAGTGGTCCCAGCTCAAGGGCAAGGCCCAGGCGAAGTGGGGCGATCTGACCAATGACGATTTCGATGTGGCCGAGGGCAATGCCGAGTATCTCGCCGGCCGCCTGCAGGAGCGCTATGGCTGGGCCAAGGACCGCGCTGAGAAAGAGGTCCGCGATTTCCAGGACAGCGTGAGCAAGGACTATCCGGACTACAAGTAA
- a CDS encoding tryptophan--tRNA ligase gives MTTRVLTGITPSGTPHLGNYVGAIRPAIAASRAPDIESFFFLADLHSLIKSQDPQRTQRATLEIAASWLACGLDPEHVWFYRQSDIRETTELMWFLTAIASKGILNRAHAYKAAVDKNREEGQDEDAGVSAGLFMYPVLMAADILIFKANQVPVGRDQIQHIEMARDFAQRFNHVYGKEYFPLPDVVIDEQVATLAGLDGRKMSKSYHNTIPLFVPREELKKLVFSILTDSRAPGEPKDTEGSALFQMYQAFATPEQTAAFAKAFADGISWGDAKQQLFERIDSELSPLRERYNALMAEPEKIEALLKRRGQQLREQLAAPLLEELRHAVGLRDLSDAGDIASEDAGEARAAPPLFKQYREKDGRFYFKLTAGDGTLLIQSEGFDSPRDAGQLIAVLKQAEQGDQLQSDLFKLEAEVDAVLAALAVLREAA, from the coding sequence ATGACGACCCGAGTCCTTACCGGCATCACCCCCTCCGGCACGCCCCACCTGGGCAACTACGTTGGCGCCATCCGCCCGGCCATCGCGGCCAGCCGCGCGCCGGACATCGAGAGCTTCTTCTTCCTGGCCGATCTGCACAGCCTGATCAAGTCACAGGACCCGCAGCGCACCCAGCGCGCGACCCTGGAGATCGCTGCCAGCTGGCTGGCCTGCGGCCTGGACCCGGAGCACGTGTGGTTCTACCGCCAGAGCGACATCCGCGAGACCACCGAGCTGATGTGGTTCCTGACCGCCATCGCCAGCAAGGGCATCCTCAACCGCGCCCATGCCTACAAGGCGGCGGTGGACAAGAACCGTGAGGAAGGCCAGGACGAGGACGCAGGTGTCAGCGCCGGCCTGTTCATGTACCCGGTGCTGATGGCGGCCGACATCCTGATCTTCAAGGCCAACCAGGTGCCGGTGGGCCGTGACCAGATCCAGCACATCGAGATGGCGCGCGACTTCGCCCAGCGCTTCAACCATGTGTACGGCAAGGAGTATTTCCCGCTGCCGGACGTGGTGATCGACGAGCAGGTGGCAACGCTGGCGGGCCTGGATGGCCGCAAGATGAGCAAGAGTTACCACAACACCATTCCGCTGTTCGTGCCGCGCGAAGAGCTGAAGAAGCTGGTGTTCTCGATCCTGACCGACTCGCGTGCACCGGGCGAGCCGAAGGACACCGAAGGTTCGGCGCTGTTCCAGATGTACCAGGCATTCGCCACCCCGGAACAGACCGCCGCATTCGCCAAGGCCTTCGCCGACGGCATCAGCTGGGGCGATGCCAAGCAGCAGCTGTTCGAGCGCATCGACAGCGAGTTGTCGCCGCTGCGCGAGCGCTACAACGCGCTGATGGCCGAGCCGGAAAAGATCGAAGCGCTGCTCAAGCGCCGTGGCCAGCAGCTGCGTGAGCAGCTGGCGGCACCGCTGCTGGAAGAGCTGCGCCATGCGGTGGGCCTGCGTGATCTGTCCGATGCCGGCGACATCGCCAGCGAAGATGCCGGTGAAGCCCGCGCCGCACCGCCGCTGTTCAAGCAGTACCGCGAGAAGGATGGCCGTTTCTACTTCAAGCTGACCGCAGGTGACGGCACGCTGCTGATCCAGAGCGAAGGCTTCGACTCGCCGCGCGATGCCGGCCAGCTGATCGCCGTGCTGAAGCAGGCCGAGCAGGGCGACCAGCTGCAGAGCGATCTGTTCAAGCTGGAAGCCGAGGTCGATGCGGTGCTGGCGGCGTTGGCCGTGCTGCGCGAAGCGGCCTGA
- a CDS encoding MBL fold metallo-hydrolase, producing the protein MTADPSIHTIDTGFQRPDFDAAYLIIENGRAAFVDCGTGLSVPAMLQALTDNGLGVEAVDWLLLTHVHLDHAGGAGLLMRQLPNARAVLHPRGAPHMIDPTRLIAGATAVYGAEEIARSYGRIEAIPEHRVVVADDGQRIDLAGRELVLLHTPGHALHHYCVWDARSRSWFTGDTFGISYRELDSAQGAFIFPTSSPVQFDPEAMKASIQRMLGYAPQAMYLTHYGRVEQVEKLAEDLFEQIDAMAAIGRQCDGRPDRHRCLLAALQALYLERAQQHGCALDLAAVTEVLAMDIELNAQGLACWLDRASR; encoded by the coding sequence ATGACCGCCGATCCCAGCATCCACACCATCGATACCGGTTTCCAACGGCCTGATTTCGATGCCGCCTACCTGATCATCGAAAACGGCCGTGCCGCGTTCGTCGACTGTGGTACCGGCCTGTCGGTGCCGGCGATGCTGCAGGCCTTGACCGACAACGGGCTGGGCGTGGAGGCGGTGGACTGGCTGCTGCTGACCCACGTGCATCTGGATCATGCCGGCGGCGCTGGCCTGCTGATGCGGCAGCTGCCGAATGCGCGTGCGGTGCTGCATCCGCGCGGCGCGCCGCACATGATCGATCCGACCCGGCTGATCGCCGGTGCCACCGCCGTCTATGGTGCCGAGGAAATCGCGCGCAGCTATGGCCGCATCGAAGCGATTCCCGAGCATCGCGTGGTGGTGGCTGACGACGGCCAGCGCATCGACCTGGCAGGCCGCGAGCTGGTGCTGTTGCATACCCCGGGCCACGCGCTGCACCACTACTGCGTGTGGGATGCGCGCAGCCGCAGCTGGTTCACCGGCGATACCTTCGGTATCTCCTACCGCGAACTGGACAGTGCGCAGGGCGCTTTCATCTTCCCCACCTCATCGCCGGTGCAGTTCGATCCGGAAGCGATGAAGGCGTCGATCCAGCGCATGCTCGGCTACGCACCGCAGGCGATGTACCTGACCCACTACGGTCGTGTTGAACAGGTCGAAAAGCTGGCTGAGGATCTGTTCGAACAGATCGATGCGATGGCGGCAATCGGCCGCCAGTGCGACGGCCGTCCCGACCGTCATCGCTGCCTGCTGGCCGCGCTGCAGGCGCTGTACCTGGAGCGTGCACAGCAGCATGGCTGCGCACTGGACCTGGCTGCGGTAACCGAGGTGCTGGCGATGGATATCGAACTCAACGCACAGGGCCTGGCCTGCTGGCTGGACCGCGCGTCGCGGTAG
- a CDS encoding M28 family metallopeptidase — translation MRVLLLSSCLFVGGLAHAANDLPGGGIDPQALSRHVRVLASDEFEGRAPATEGEERTVQYLIEQFRGYGLQPGGVDGSWVQPVPLVRAQLDGPAKASLALKGGKRALANGVDVTLQSLQPRKRVQIKDAPLVFVGYGIDAPERHWNDYKDVDLHGKIAVMLINDADFEADAPGAFDGKAVTYYGRWTYKFEEAARRGAEGVLIVHETAPAAYGWATVKSSGTSPLFDIERGQAEAMAQHTPLRGWMQRELAEQIFADAGLDFDAEKRKAMSADFRPVALDNAKLSVDFALKREQVVTRNVVAKLPGGEHADEAVIFSAHWDAFGIGQADAKGDRIRRGAIDNATGVATVLELGRVFAAGPQPQRTLYFVALTAEEKGLLGASYYAAHPLAPLDKTAAVLNIEMFSPDGATRDIASWGKGRVSLEGDLERVAKARGRSYSPDPNLEAGFFYRADHFAFARLGVPAITIGPGLDKLDGGVDAGRALREKYFADCYHQACDAWTPSWDPAGHAADTLLVYDLGVELANSRRWPQWEKESEFHGAREKSEAARR, via the coding sequence ATGCGCGTGTTGCTGCTGTCGTCCTGCCTGTTCGTCGGTGGCCTGGCCCATGCGGCCAATGACCTGCCCGGCGGCGGCATCGATCCGCAGGCGCTGTCGCGTCATGTGCGCGTGCTGGCATCGGACGAATTCGAAGGCCGGGCACCGGCCACCGAAGGCGAAGAACGCACCGTGCAGTACCTGATCGAGCAGTTCCGCGGCTACGGGCTGCAGCCGGGTGGTGTGGATGGCAGCTGGGTGCAGCCGGTGCCGCTGGTGCGCGCGCAGCTGGATGGCCCGGCCAAGGCCAGTCTCGCCCTGAAGGGCGGCAAGCGTGCGCTGGCCAATGGCGTGGACGTGACCCTGCAGAGCCTGCAGCCGCGCAAGCGCGTGCAGATCAAGGATGCGCCGTTGGTGTTCGTCGGCTACGGCATCGACGCGCCCGAGCGCCACTGGAACGACTACAAGGACGTGGACCTGCACGGCAAGATCGCCGTGATGCTGATCAACGACGCCGATTTCGAGGCCGATGCGCCGGGTGCGTTCGATGGCAAGGCGGTGACCTACTACGGCCGCTGGACCTACAAGTTCGAGGAAGCCGCACGCCGTGGTGCCGAAGGCGTGCTGATCGTGCACGAAACCGCACCGGCCGCCTACGGCTGGGCCACGGTGAAGAGTTCGGGCACCTCGCCGCTGTTCGATATCGAGCGCGGCCAGGCCGAAGCGATGGCCCAGCACACGCCGCTGCGTGGCTGGATGCAGCGTGAGCTGGCCGAACAGATCTTCGCCGACGCCGGCCTGGATTTCGATGCCGAGAAGCGCAAGGCGATGAGCGCGGACTTCCGTCCGGTCGCGCTGGACAACGCCAAGCTGAGCGTCGATTTCGCGCTCAAGCGCGAGCAGGTGGTTACCCGCAACGTGGTGGCCAAGCTGCCCGGCGGCGAGCACGCCGATGAGGCGGTGATCTTCTCCGCACATTGGGATGCCTTCGGTATCGGCCAGGCCGATGCCAAGGGCGACCGCATCCGCCGCGGTGCGATCGACAACGCCACCGGTGTGGCCACCGTGCTGGAACTGGGCCGTGTGTTCGCCGCTGGCCCGCAGCCGCAGCGCACCCTGTACTTCGTCGCCCTGACGGCCGAAGAGAAGGGCCTGCTGGGCGCCAGCTACTACGCCGCGCACCCGCTGGCGCCGCTGGACAAGACCGCTGCGGTACTGAACATCGAGATGTTCAGCCCGGATGGTGCCACCCGTGACATCGCGTCGTGGGGCAAGGGCCGGGTGTCGCTGGAAGGCGACCTGGAACGCGTGGCCAAGGCCCGTGGCCGCAGCTACAGCCCGGATCCGAACCTGGAAGCCGGCTTCTTCTACCGTGCCGACCACTTCGCCTTCGCCCGCCTGGGCGTGCCGGCGATCACCATCGGCCCGGGCCTGGACAAGCTGGACGGCGGTGTCGACGCTGGCCGCGCGCTGCGCGAAAAGTACTTCGCCGACTGCTACCACCAGGCCTGCGATGCGTGGACGCCGAGCTGGGATCCGGCGGGTCACGCAGCCGATACCCTGCTGGTCTACGATCTGGGCGTCGAGCTCGCCAACAGCCGTCGCTGGCCGCAGTGGGAAAAGGAATCGGAATTCCACGGTGCCCGCGAGAAGAGCGAAGCCGCCCGCCGGTAA
- a CDS encoding MFS transporter has translation MSTTSQPAVPASDGAALRRSISNTLKGSAGNLVEWYDVYVYSVFAVYFESQFFSPEDKNSTMYVWAIFAATFLMRPIGAWFFGRFADRHGRRLALTVSVTLMAFCSFIIAITPTAASIGIWAAIILLFARLLQGFATGGEYGASATYMSEAAIPGRRGFLSSFHYVTLVGGHVLAQLTLFVMLTFWAKPEISEWGWRIAFGIGGIAAVVVFWLRRGMDESLSESSIEAAREGKDKKSGSMYELFVHQWRPLLLCFLITAGGTIAFYTYSVNGPKMIQSAFAGNDPMTGTLINLGVLAFLMVLQPVGGWLSDIIGRKSLLVFFGVGGVLYSWYLITQLPHQHDATLAFLTLALGFVILTGYTSINAVVKAELFPTHIRALGVGFGYALANSLFGGTAPLLYQGALKTGHVDWFAIYVTATIAVSLVVYVFFLTNKGPNWLDGTRK, from the coding sequence ATGAGCACCACGTCCCAACCCGCCGTACCCGCCAGCGATGGCGCCGCCCTGCGGCGTTCCATCTCCAACACCCTCAAAGGCTCCGCCGGCAACCTGGTGGAGTGGTACGACGTCTACGTGTACTCGGTGTTCGCCGTGTACTTCGAATCGCAGTTCTTCTCGCCTGAAGACAAGAACTCCACCATGTACGTGTGGGCGATCTTCGCCGCGACGTTCCTGATGCGCCCGATCGGCGCGTGGTTCTTCGGCCGCTTCGCCGACCGTCATGGCCGTCGCCTGGCGTTGACCGTGTCGGTCACGCTGATGGCCTTCTGCTCGTTCATCATCGCCATCACCCCCACCGCTGCCAGCATCGGCATCTGGGCGGCGATCATCCTGCTGTTCGCGCGTCTGCTGCAGGGCTTCGCCACCGGTGGCGAGTACGGTGCCAGCGCCACGTACATGTCCGAGGCCGCCATTCCCGGCCGCCGCGGCTTCCTGTCCTCGTTCCACTACGTCACCCTGGTGGGCGGCCATGTGCTGGCCCAGCTGACCCTGTTCGTGATGCTGACGTTCTGGGCCAAGCCGGAAATCTCAGAGTGGGGCTGGCGCATCGCCTTCGGCATCGGTGGCATCGCCGCCGTGGTGGTGTTCTGGCTGCGCCGTGGCATGGACGAATCGCTGTCGGAATCCTCCATCGAAGCCGCGCGCGAGGGCAAGGACAAGAAGTCCGGCTCGATGTACGAACTGTTCGTGCACCAGTGGCGTCCGCTGCTGCTGTGCTTCCTGATCACCGCCGGTGGCACCATCGCCTTCTACACCTACTCGGTGAACGGCCCGAAGATGATCCAGAGTGCGTTCGCCGGCAACGATCCGATGACCGGCACGCTGATCAACCTGGGTGTGCTGGCCTTCCTGATGGTGTTGCAGCCGGTGGGCGGCTGGCTGTCTGACATCATCGGCCGCAAGAGCCTGCTGGTGTTCTTCGGCGTGGGCGGCGTGCTGTACAGCTGGTACCTGATCACCCAGCTGCCGCACCAGCACGATGCCACCCTCGCCTTCCTCACCCTGGCACTGGGCTTTGTCATCCTCACCGGCTACACCTCCATCAATGCCGTGGTGAAGGCAGAGCTGTTCCCCACCCACATCCGTGCGCTGGGCGTGGGCTTCGGCTATGCATTGGCCAACTCGCTGTTCGGCGGCACCGCGCCGCTGCTGTACCAGGGCGCGTTGAAGACCGGCCACGTGGACTGGTTCGCCATCTACGTCACCGCGACGATCGCGGTATCGTTGGTGGTCTATGTATTCTTCCTCACCAACAAGGGCCCCAACTGGCTCGACGGCACCCGCAAGTAA
- the yedA gene encoding drug/metabolite exporter YedA, with protein MSAPPVPSAAAPRGGLVALALLLVYVVWGSTYLGIAKALHGGALPLTMVSGSRFIIAGGVMYLALRLFWKMPRPSLRQWRNLAIMGVTMLVLGNGMVVLAEREVSSGLAATAVASVPLWMALFSALRGQHASKGEWLGIAVGFVGVVWLNAGSSLTASPTGLVLLLIAPVGWAFGSVWARGQDLPGPFMTAAGQMICGGVLLVLIGLVVGERPTTLPDTGGLLAMAYLCVFGSIVAFTAYVWLLQNVRPALAGSYAYVNPVIAVLLGAALNGERFGWRDFLAMAVILLGVVVLTMARTRKR; from the coding sequence ATGTCGGCTCCCCCCGTTCCGTCTGCGGCTGCCCCCCGGGGTGGCCTTGTCGCGTTGGCGCTGCTGCTGGTCTACGTGGTCTGGGGCTCGACCTACCTGGGTATCGCCAAGGCCCTGCATGGCGGCGCGCTGCCGCTGACGATGGTCTCCGGCAGCCGGTTCATCATTGCCGGCGGCGTGATGTACCTGGCACTGCGCCTGTTCTGGAAGATGCCGCGGCCGAGCCTGCGGCAGTGGCGCAACCTGGCCATCATGGGCGTGACCATGCTGGTGCTGGGCAACGGCATGGTGGTGCTGGCCGAGCGCGAGGTGTCATCCGGCCTGGCCGCCACGGCGGTGGCCTCGGTGCCGCTGTGGATGGCGTTGTTCTCGGCCCTGCGTGGCCAGCACGCCAGCAAGGGTGAATGGCTGGGCATCGCCGTCGGCTTCGTCGGCGTGGTCTGGCTCAACGCGGGCAGCAGCCTGACTGCCTCGCCCACCGGGCTGGTGCTGCTGCTGATCGCACCGGTCGGGTGGGCGTTCGGCTCGGTGTGGGCACGCGGGCAGGACCTGCCGGGCCCGTTCATGACGGCCGCCGGGCAGATGATCTGCGGTGGTGTGCTGCTGGTGCTGATCGGCCTGGTCGTCGGCGAGCGCCCAACCACGCTGCCCGATACCGGTGGCCTGCTGGCGATGGCCTACCTGTGCGTGTTCGGTTCGATCGTGGCGTTCACCGCCTACGTCTGGCTGCTGCAGAACGTACGCCCGGCGCTGGCCGGCAGCTATGCCTACGTCAATCCGGTGATCGCGGTGCTGCTGGGTGCGGCGTTGAACGGCGAACGTTTCGGCTGGCGCGACTTCCTGGCCATGGCAGTGATACTTCTGGGTGTGGTGGTACTGACGATGGCAAGGACACGCAAGCGATGA
- the rarD gene encoding EamA family transporter RarD, which translates to MSMDEKEQRRGLLVTASTFVLWGLVPVYWHLLNEVPSFQIIAHRIIWSTVLVVAWLLIASRLGWWKKIAAQPRALPILAVSSLTIAFNWGLYIWAVNAGHVIETSLGYFINPLVNVLLGVLVLKERLRRVQWVAVAIAAVGVAWLTIDAGTPPWIALGLACSFGLYGLLRKLVSVDPVAGLGVESLYLFLPALGFALWAENGHGGGFFGGWGWGNDLLLIFGGVVTAVPLIGFAYGVKRIPLSLVGILQYIAPSLQLLLGVFFFHEAFDTGKAIGFAAIWAGLILFVADNVRAMRAAKR; encoded by the coding sequence ATGAGCATGGACGAGAAAGAACAACGCCGCGGCCTGCTGGTCACCGCGTCCACCTTCGTGCTGTGGGGGCTGGTGCCGGTCTACTGGCACCTGCTGAACGAGGTGCCGTCGTTCCAGATCATCGCCCACCGCATCATCTGGAGCACGGTGCTGGTGGTGGCCTGGCTGCTGATCGCCTCGCGGCTGGGCTGGTGGAAGAAGATCGCCGCGCAACCGCGCGCGCTGCCGATCCTGGCGGTATCGAGCCTGACCATCGCCTTCAACTGGGGCCTGTACATCTGGGCGGTCAACGCCGGTCACGTGATCGAGACCAGCCTGGGTTACTTCATCAACCCGCTGGTGAACGTGCTGCTGGGCGTGCTGGTGCTGAAAGAGCGCCTGCGCCGCGTGCAGTGGGTGGCGGTGGCCATCGCTGCGGTGGGCGTGGCCTGGTTGACCATCGATGCGGGTACGCCGCCGTGGATCGCGCTGGGCCTGGCCTGCTCGTTCGGCCTGTACGGCCTGCTGCGCAAGCTGGTGTCAGTCGATCCGGTGGCGGGGCTGGGGGTGGAAAGCCTGTATCTGTTCCTGCCGGCGCTGGGCTTTGCGCTGTGGGCCGAGAACGGCCATGGCGGCGGCTTCTTCGGTGGCTGGGGCTGGGGCAACGATCTGCTGTTGATCTTCGGTGGCGTGGTCACGGCGGTGCCGCTGATCGGTTTCGCCTACGGGGTGAAGCGGATTCCGCTGTCGCTGGTTGGCATCCTGCAGTACATCGCACCGAGCCTGCAGCTGCTGCTGGGCGTGTTCTTCTTCCACGAGGCCTTCGACACCGGCAAGGCGATTGGTTTTGCGGCGATCTGGGCCGGGTTGATCCTGTTCGTCGCAGACAACGTGCGTGCGATGCGCGCCGCCAAGCGGTAG